A single window of Oceanidesulfovibrio indonesiensis DNA harbors:
- a CDS encoding DUF4372 domain-containing protein, translating to MELVSKQLTQKENLDVAHHNTILSQLLSLIPRHDFERLERKHSSGRQPRIFTRWSQFVCL from the coding sequence ATGGAATTGGTGTCTAAGCAACTCACACAAAAGGAGAATTTGGACGTGGCACACCATAACACAATCCTTTCTCAACTGCTATCCTTGATCCCCAGACATGATTTTGAGCGCCTTGAACGCAAGCACTCCAGCGGACGCCAACCACGCATTTTCACCCGGTGGAGCCAGTTTGTATGCCTGG